Part of the Faecalibacterium duncaniae genome, AAGAGACAGGAAAAGGCAGTACCCGCCGCAAAGCAGGTACCGCCTTTTTTAGGAGAAGAAGGGAACGTCTCAGTTACATCAGGCCCATTGCCTGCGGCAGTGCGGTAGACACCGCCGGGATAAAGGTGACCAGCAGCAGGCCGCCGATGATGGCCACATAGTACATAAGCATGTACGGCATGACCTTGGAAAGCGAGGTGCGGCCCACCTTGATGCCCACGAACAGTGCGTTGCCCACAGGCGGGGTGATGTTGCCGATGCACAGGTTATACACGAGGATCAGACCGAACTGGATGGTGCTCATGCCAAAGCTCTGGCAGATGGGCAGGAACAGCGGGGTGAAGATGAGGATGGCCGGGGTCACATCCATAAAGGTGCCGGACACCAGCAGGATCACGTTCATGATGAGCAGGATGATGTACTTGTTGCTGGTCAGGCTCAGCAGGGCTGCCGCCACAGCATCCGGGATCTGCAAAAAGGCCATGACCCAGCCCAGAATGTTGGAAACGCCCACAAGGAACACCACCATGCCGGACATCTTGGCAGAGTCCACGATGATCTTCCACAGGCTCTTCAGGTTGATGGAGCGGTAGCAGAAAGCCAGCACCAGCGCATAGACGACCGCGATGGCAGAGCCTTCGGTGGCAGAGAACACACCGCCGATGATGCCGCCGATGACCACGATGATCAGGGAGAGCGAAGGCAGGGCGCGCAGGGTGCAGACGCCGAGGTTTTTCCAGTCAAATTTGCCGGGGGTGCCTTTATAGCCCAGCTTGACCGCCAGCAGTACGCCCACCACGCAGCAGCACAGCGCCCAGATGATGCCGGGAATGTAACCGGCCATGAACAGCGCAGCCACAGAGGTGCCGCCGGATGCCAGCGAGTAGGTGATCAAGGCGTTGGACGGCGGGATCAGCAAACCGGAGCAGGAGGAAGCGGCGTTGGTGGCAGCGGTCACGGCGGGGTCGTAGCCCTGCTCGTCGGCACCGTCGCGGATCATGGAGCCAACAGCAGCAGCCGCGGCAGATGCAGAGCCGGAGATGGCACCGAACAGGGCGTTGGTGCCGATGTTGGTCACCAGCAGTGCGCCGGGCATCTTGCCCAGAATGGCCATGACGAAATCCACCAGACGCTTGGCGATGCCGCCCTGATTCATGATGTTGCCGGCCAGAATAAAGAACGGGATAGCGGTCAGGCTGAACTTGCTCATGCCCACAAAGGTGCGCTGGGCAGCGGTCAGCACGGCCACATTCAGGTCAATGGAAGAAAGGATGGCAGTCAGGGAAGAGACTGCAATGGCGTACGAGATGGGCACGCCGAGGAACAGCAGCACCAGCAGCACTGCCAGAATTACGAGTAACGCTTGAATTGCCACAGCTTAGTCCTCCTTATTTTCCTTGTCGGCATCGGCAGCCATTTCGGCTTCCACCTTTGCAAAGTCTGCATCCTCCGGGGTATCCAGACAGATGGAGCCGTTTGCAATGCCGATAATGTTCAGCACGGAATACACCAGAATGATCACGCCGCAGATGGGCATGACCCAGTAGAACACGCCCACGGCAACGCCCAGCGAGGAGGTCTGCTGTCCCATAGCCAGCTGGGACACCTGAAAGCCGCCGAACACCAGAATGGTAGCAGAGAAGAGGAAGGCGATGACCTCGGCAAAGATGTGGAACGCCTTGCGCATGGTGGGGTTGAACCGGTCCACCAGCACGGGAATGTTCATGTGGCCGCGCTCGCCGGAGACGATGGTGGCACCCAGCATGGTGCTCCAGCCGAACAGATAACCCACCAGTTCCTCCGACCATGTGGAGGGAGAGTTGAAGATATAACGTACGATGACCTGATAGGTGGTCAGCACCACCATGACCGTCATGCTCAGACCTGCCAGCAGGTTGAGCACCTTGTTCAGGGTATTTCTCAGTTTTTCCATGATGCTCCTCCTCAGTCCGCAGTATGGGCAGCGTTGTGCTGCTGGATCAGGTCATAAATGGGCTGCAATTCCGGGTTTGCTGCCAGCACGGAATCGTGCAGGGGAGCCATAGCCTCCTGAAACGGTGCAGTGTCCGGGTAAATAAAGTTGACGTGCTGCTCATTCTCGGCCTTATCTTTCGCCTCAGCCACAGC contains:
- a CDS encoding TRAP transporter large permease; amino-acid sequence: MAIQALLVILAVLLVLLFLGVPISYAIAVSSLTAILSSIDLNVAVLTAAQRTFVGMSKFSLTAIPFFILAGNIMNQGGIAKRLVDFVMAILGKMPGALLVTNIGTNALFGAISGSASAAAAAVGSMIRDGADEQGYDPAVTAATNAASSCSGLLIPPSNALITYSLASGGTSVAALFMAGYIPGIIWALCCCVVGVLLAVKLGYKGTPGKFDWKNLGVCTLRALPSLSLIIVVIGGIIGGVFSATEGSAIAVVYALVLAFCYRSINLKSLWKIIVDSAKMSGMVVFLVGVSNILGWVMAFLQIPDAVAAALLSLTSNKYIILLIMNVILLVSGTFMDVTPAILIFTPLFLPICQSFGMSTIQFGLILVYNLCIGNITPPVGNALFVGIKVGRTSLSKVMPYMLMYYVAIIGGLLLVTFIPAVSTALPQAMGLM
- a CDS encoding TRAP transporter small permease, encoding MEKLRNTLNKVLNLLAGLSMTVMVVLTTYQVIVRYIFNSPSTWSEELVGYLFGWSTMLGATIVSGERGHMNIPVLVDRFNPTMRKAFHIFAEVIAFLFSATILVFGGFQVSQLAMGQQTSSLGVAVGVFYWVMPICGVIILVYSVLNIIGIANGSICLDTPEDADFAKVEAEMAADADKENKED